In the genome of Brassica napus cultivar Da-Ae chromosome A2 unlocalized genomic scaffold, Da-Ae chrA02_Random_30, whole genome shotgun sequence, one region contains:
- the LOC106397413 gene encoding probable acyl-activating enzyme 5, peroxisomal, with amino-acid sequence MEELKPSAANSPPLTPLGFLERAATVYGDCTSIIYGNSTVYTWRETNLRCLRVASSLSSIGIKRSDVVSVLSANTPAMYELQFAVPMSGAILNNINTRLDATTVSVLLRHCESKLLFVDVFYSDLAVEAIKKLDKPPILVLIEEDEEGGDGADVADRSKFCYSYSVLVERGDPDFNWIRPESEWDPIVVNYTSGTTSSPKGVVHCHRGIFVMSLDSLIDWTVPKNPVYLWTLPIFHANGWCYPWAIAAVGGTNVCLRKFQAPLIHRLIRDHGVTHMCGAPVVLNMLTATHEEPLKSPVHFLTAGSSPPVTVLLRAESLGFVISHGYGLTETAGVVVSCAWKPQWNRLPASDQARLKGRQGVGTVGFTKIDVVDPGSGRSVERDGATMGEIVMRGSSVMLGYLKDPVGTRKTLKNGWFFTGDVGVLHGDGYLEIKDRSKDVIITGGENVSSVEVEAVLYTHPAVNEAAVVARPDEQWGETPCAFVSLKPGLTRKPTEKEMIEYCREKMPRYMVPKTVVFLDELPKTSTGKIPKFVLKEMANKMGSTRLSRL; translated from the coding sequence atggAGGAGTTGAAGCCAAGTGCTGCAAACTCACCACCGTTGACGCCCTTAGGCTTCCTCGAAAGAGCAGCCACCGTGTATGGAGACTGTACCTCCATCATTTACGGCAACTCCACCGTGTACACATGGCGGGAGACCAATCTCCGTTGCCTCCGCGTCGCCTCCTCTCTGTCTTCAATCGGTATCAAAAGATCCGACGTCGTATCCGTCCTCTCCGCTAACACTCCGGCCATGTACGAGCTCCAGTTCGCCGTTCCGATGAGCGGCGCAATCCTCAACAACATCAACACTCGCCTCGACGCTACCACCGTCTCTGTTCTCCTCCGCCACTGCGAATCTAAGCTTCTCTTCGTCGACGTCTTTTACTCCGACCTCGCCGTCGAAGCGATCAAGAAACTTGACAAGCCGCCGATTCTCGTCCTCATCGAGGAGGACGAGGAGGGGGGAGATGGTGCTGACGTGGCGGACCGTTCGAAATTCTGTTACTCCTACAGTGTTTTAGTGGAGAGAGGAGATCCGGATTTTAACTGGATCCGACCCGAGAGCGAGTGGGATCCGATTGTGGTCAACTACACCTCCGGTACGACTTCGTCTCCCAAAGGAGTGGTTCACTGTCACAGGGGTATTTTCGTCATGTCGTTGGATTCATTAATCGACTGGACCGTACCGAAGAATCCGGTTTACTTGTGGACCCTACCGATATTCCACGCTAACGGTTGGTGTTACCCATGGGCTATCGCCGCCGTTGGAGGAACTAACGTCTGTTTACGTAAGTTCCAAGCGCCGTTAATCCACCGTTTGATCCGTGATCACGGCGTTACTCACATGTGCGGCGCGCCCGTTGTGCTTAACATGTTAACGGCGACTCATGAGGAACCTCTTAAAAGTCCGGTTCATTTCTTAACCGCCGGTTCTTCACCGCCGGTCACGGTGCTCCTCCGCGCGGAGTCTCTCGGTTTCGTTATCAGCCACGGGTACGGTTTAACGGAAACAGCCGGCGTGGTGGTCTCCTGCGCGTGGAAGCCACAGTGGAACCGTTTGCCGGCGAGTGATCAGGCGAGGCTGAAAGGCCGGCAAGGAGTGGGAACCGTCGGGTTTACCAAAATAGACGTGGTGGATCCGGGTTCGGGTCGGAGCGTGGAGAGAGATGGTGCAACGATGGGGGAGATAGTGATGAGAGGGAGTTCGGTCATGCTCGGTTACTTAAAAGATCCTGTCGGAACGAGGAAGACTCTGAAGAACGGGTGGTTCTTCACCGGAGACGTCGGAGTGTTGCACGGAGATGGGTATCTAGAGATTAAAGATAGGTCGAAAGATGTAATCATAACGGGTGGAGAGAATGTGAGTAGTGTGGAGGTGGAGGCGGTGTTGTACACGCACCCGGCGGtgaatgaagcggctgtggtgGCTAGACCGGATGAGCAATGGGGAGAGACGCCGTGTGCTTTCGTTAGTTTAAAACCTGGGTTGACCCGGAAACCCACGGAGAAGGAGATGATAGAGTATTGTAGGGAGAAGATGCCACGTTACATGGTGCCTAAAACGGTTGTGTTTCTTGATGAGTTGCCTAAGACATCTACAGGGAAGATTCCTAAGTTCGTGCTTAAGGAGATGGCTAATAAAATGGGTTCCACGAGGTTAAGTCGGTTGTAA